The following are from one region of the Salvia hispanica cultivar TCC Black 2014 chromosome 1, UniMelb_Shisp_WGS_1.0, whole genome shotgun sequence genome:
- the LOC125216794 gene encoding uncharacterized protein LOC125216794 — MPVYRSFVTCDDPKGVADCKTVAKSKKARQKKLHKTSTSSNSKERGEEAGLCFQVMEVSRGAERLSKAVESPHTATDLLRGALHLQHSLVMFGNLHKEKRPLDKPRVSASRDCYDELRDVIRESFARQNLLPKEKLACDVDRKHSELCVDLPSSSSSQTSSSLLHSGSSGSSSIQLERKSNLIAKLMGLEEAMPAFSKERASPYRRSPFLDIDLPRPINRPQFKVARRETRTLEEIIETMQFKGILGRKSLHDYKLHSNALFLRNESAVETPPIVIMEPLRVRGYQCTDGGEHVKSRQTPRKTGPELPPRPELKAKKPNEKSVVDQSSKQKLDKRTQARPVMKAAVDSLSTTRMSQTKPLPPQIQKKEAPKVRKQKDAKPKMSDKTQDVAKLAAVKTVRGNNVSKSQVARGKVAAADKGMKPTPLSRTVPKKSPRKGESNSKPSPHVVENTQSKGNFAICTETIVSEFTVKNTEPKHATEEVAKAYNVSDSSTNAASSPRDDSDVTTKDDPHHIENDTLFPSLDSDHNKGCKIRMNSRYLLLRSASFLNHVEELFDTGTHDSTVFRSSVDSEGLYDALLLDCAKEILERKSLSCRSTRNLWSQNLLRRPKYHSSIEQLVEEIADIIEDLQNYSEDCGNIVVADSIYPMLDKDLRRNEEVTGAWDSGWRKGYAMEAVDEVMHEVEEQVLSEIVADVITEIMQ, encoded by the exons GATCCTTCGTCACGTGTGACGACCCCAAAGGCGTCGCCGACTGCAAGACCGTCGCAAAATCCAAGAAAGCCCGACAAAAAAAACTCCATAAAACATCAACATCATCAAACTCTAAAGAGAGAGGTGAGGAGGCCGGCTTGTGTTTTCAAGTGATGGAGGTTTCTAGAGGCGCAGAGAGGCTCTCCAAAGCGGTGGAAAGCCCGCACACCGCCACCGACTTGCTCAGAGGCGCTCTGCATTTGCAGCACTCTCTAGTTATGTTTGGGAATTTGCACAAGGAGAAGAGGCCTCTTGATAAGCCTAGAGTTTCTGCATCCAGAGATTGCTATGATGAGCTGAGGGATGTGATTAGGGAGAGCTTTGCTAGGCAGAATTTATTGCCCAAGGAGAAACTAGCTTGTGACGTTGATAGAAAGCACTCTGAGTTGTGTGTTGATTTGCCGTCTTCTAGCTCGAGCCAGACCTCGTCTTCGCTGCTCCACTCGGGCTCCTCGGGGTCTTCCAGCATCCAGCTTGAGAGGAAGTCAAACTTGATTGCGAAGCTCATGGGGTTGGAGGAAGCAATGCCCGCGTTTTCCAAGGAAAGGGCTTCGCCGTATAGGAGAAGCCCTTTCCTTGATATTGATCTGCCGAGGCCTATCAACAGGCCTCAGTTCAAGGTAGCTAGAAGAGAGACGAGAACGTTAGAAGAGATCATTGAGACTATGCAGTTTAAGGGGATTTTGGGGAGAAAGTCTTTACATGATTACAAGTTGCATTCTAATGCGTTGTTCTTGAGGAATGAATCGGCTGTTGAGACCCCGCCTATCGTGATCATGGAGCCTCTTCGTGTCCGTGGTTATCAGTGTACCGATGGTGGGGAGCACGTCAAGAGTCGACAAACGCCAAGAAAGACGGGGCCAGAGCTTCCACCTAGACCAGAGTTGAAGGCAAAGAAGCCTAATGAGAAATCTGTAGTAGATCAATCTTCAAAACAGAAGCTCGATAAGAGAACTCAAGCGAGGCCAGTAATGAAAGCAGCAGTAGATAGCCTCTCTACGACGAGGATGAGCCAAACAAAGCCTCTTCCTCCACAAATACAGAAGAAAGAAGCCCCCAAAGTAAGGAAACAAAAAGATGCTAAGCCTAAAATGTCTGATAAAACTCAAGATGTAGCCAAACTTGCTGCAGTGAAGACTGTGAGAGGAAACAATGTCTCTAAAAGTCAGGTTGCTAGAGGAAAGGTTGCAGCCGCGGATAAGGGCATGAAACCAACACCTCTTAGTCGAACTGTTCCAAAGAAGAGTCCGCGGAAAGGTGAATCCAACAGCAAGCCCTCACCACATGTA GTTGAAAATACACAAAGTAAAGGCAATTTTGCAATCTGTACTGAAACTATCGTCAGTGAGTTCACGGTGAAGAATACAGAACCAAAACATGCTACTGAGGAAGTGGCTAAAGCTTATAATGTGTCTG ATAGTTCAACGAATGCAGCAAGTTCTCCTAGAGATGATTCGGACGTAACTACCAAGGATGATCCCCATCATATTGAAAATGACACTTTGTTTCCAAGTTTAGATTCAGATCATAACAAAGGCTGCAAAATCCGAATGAATTCAAGATATTTACTCCTAAGAAGTGCTTCATTTCTCAATCATGTGGAGGAGCTCTTCGACACAGGCACTCATGACTCTACCGTCTTTCGAAGTTCAGTTGATAGTGAAGGGCTTTATGATGCTCTTCTCCTCGACTGTGCAAAAGAAATACTAGAGCGTAAGAGCCTAAGCTGCAGGAGCACGAGAAATCTTTGGTCACAAAACCTCTTGAGAAGGCCGAAATACCATTCATCTATAGAGCAGTTGGTAGAGGAGATAGCTGATATCATTGAAGATTTGCAAAACTATAGTGAAGATTGTGGCAATATAGTTGTCGCAGACAGCATATACCCGATGCTGGACAAAGACCTAAGGCGGAATGAAGAGGTGACGGGTGCTTGGGATTCTGGCTGGAGGAAGGGATATGCAATGGAAGCAGTTGATGAAGTGATGCATGAAGTGGAAGAGCAAGTTTTGAGTGAAATAGTAGCTGATGTGATTACAGAAATTatgcaataa